The Chthoniobacterales bacterium genome segment GGGAACCTTCGCCGTCGCCTCGACGAATGCAGAAGGCCTCCGCGAGCTGTATCTCGGACGCGGCAAGCGGCTGCGGGTGGGCAGGCAGGAGCTGGCGTCGGCGGGTTCCAAACCGGTCTCGGCCAGCATCTCGAACGCTGGCGGCGCCTGGAGCTACTCCGCCGACGCGCCCATTCGCTGGACGTTCCCGGACGCGAAAGCGGGGACGCCATTGCCGATCGTCTGCGAGGCGAGGGGCCGGCGAACCACGGTGACGCCCGTGGTGAATTCCCGCGAAGGCACGGCTACGGTCGAGCTGCCGGCCGGCGACCGGGTGACGTTGCACCTGCCCGCCGACTGAGCCGGGCGGGCGCTCTTGCGACTTTGGCCGGCAGCGTTCAAGTTGAGGGTATGAGTTCCTCGGTATATGACACGATGCCCGACGCGGGCGGACACTTTGGCCCTTACGGCGGGATTTTCGTGCCCGAGACGCTCTGGACCGCACTGAAGGAACTCGAGGACGAATACGCCGCCGCGCGCAAGGACCCGGAATTCCGCCGCGAACTCGCCGACCTGCTGGCGAATTACGTCGGCCGGCCGACGCCGCTCTATTTCGCCGAACGCCTCACCGAGAAGCTCGGCGGCGCGAAGATCTACCTCAAGCGCGAGGACCTGCTCCACACCGGCGCGCACAAGATCAACAACGCAGTCGGCCAGATCCTGCTCGCCCGCCGCATGGGCAAGAAACGCATCATTGCCGAGACCGGCGCGGGCCAGCACGGCGTGGCGACCGCGACCGTGGCCGCCCGCTTCGGCTGCGAGTGCGTGATCTACATGGGCGCCGTCGACATGGAGCGGCAGGCGCTGAACGTTGCCCGCATGCGCTTCCTCGGCGCGAAGGTCGTCGCGGTGACGGCCGGGCAGGCCACGCTCAAGGAGGCGGTGAACGAGGCGATGCGCGACTGGGTGACGAACATCCGCTCGACGCATTACATCCTCGGCACGGCCTACGGGGCGCATCCCTACCCGATGATGGTGCGCGATTTTCACCGCGTGATCGGCGACGAGGCGCGCCGGCAGATTCTCCAGCGCGAGGAGCGCCTGCCCGATCTGCTCGTGGCCTGCGTGGGCGGCGGCAGCAACGCGATCGGCCTCTTCTACGCCTTCCTCAACGACGAGAACGTGCGCATGGTCGGCGTCGAGGCTGGCGGCCACGGCATCAGGCCCGGCGAGCACGCGGCGCGCTTCCAGGGCGGCAGGCTTGGCGTATTGCAGGGCGCGAAGACGTGGCTGCTCGCGAACGAGGACGGCCAGATCGAAGGCACGCATTCGGTTTCGGCGGGTCTCGATTACGCGGCGGTCGGCCCCGAGCATTGCTGGTTGAAGGACATCGGCCGCGCCGAATACGACTACGCGACCGACGACGAGGCGCTCGCCGCCTTTCAGATGCTCGCGTCGGTGGAGGGCATCATTCCCGCGCTGGAGTCGTCCCACGCCATTGCGCACGTGATCAAGGTCGCGCCGCAGATGGGCCGCGATAAAATCATCATCGCGAACCTCTCCGGCCGCGGGGACAAGGACGTGAACCAGGCCGCGAAGATCCTTCTCGGCATGGACGCCTCGTAGCGGCGGCCGCCCGGATCAAACGACGCGGCCGCGGATGCGGACGTCGTCGCCGATTCGCGTGTAGCTGACGTCCGCAAGTCGCGGGGCATCCTCGCTGCGGCCGACGCCAAGACCGCCGACCGCGGGAACCGGGCCGCCGAGAAGTTGCGGCGCCATGTAGATGACGGCTTCGTTGACGAGGCCGGCGTCGAAGGCCTCGCCGAGCGTGCGACCGCCGCCTTCGATCAGCACGCTCGTGACGTTCATTTTGCCGAGGGCGGCGAGCACGGCGCCGAGTTTTTCGCGCGAGAAAACGAGAGTGCGGTCGCGGTGGCGGTCCGTGAAAAGATGCGCCGCCGCCGGCAGGCGCGTCGTCGAGCGACTCATGATCACGCGCCATGGCTGCTTCGCGCCGGGAATGCCGCGGATGGTCAGCTTCGGATTGTCGGCGCGCACGGTGCCGCCGCCCACGAGGATGGCGTCGACCCCGGCGCGCAGCCGCATGGCGTCGGCGCGGCTTTCCGGGCTGGTGATCCATCGCGACTCGGGATGCGAACTGATGCGGCCGTCGAGGGACATGCCGCATTTGGCGATCACCCAGGGGCGGCCGGTGACGATCCAGTGATTCCACGCGGCGTTGAGTTTCGTGCACGCGTCGGCGAGCACTCCGGACGTCACCGCGATCCCCGCGGCCTGCAAAATGGCGTCGGCGCGGCCGGCGTGGGCGGGGTTGGGGTCGGTTGCGCCGTAGACGACGCGGGCGAAGCCGTGCCGCGTGAGGGCGTCCGAGCAGGCCGGCGTGCGGCCCTGGGTCGAGCACGGCTCCAGCGTGACGTAGATCGTGGCGCCACGGGCTTCCGCGGGCGAGGCGAGCGCGCGGATGGCCTCGATCTCCGCATGCGGCCGGCCGGCGGCGTGGTGGTGGCCGCGGGCGAGGATCCGGCGACCCTTCACGATGACCGCGCCGACGGCGGGATTCGGGCTGGTTTTGCCGAGGCCCTTCCGCGCTTCGTCGAGCGCCGCCTGCATATGCCTTTCGTCCGTCGTCGACTGTGCTACCATTTGGTGAGCCTAGCTCGTCTATGCACCTTTCCCTCCAGCAGAAAGAGCAGTTCTTCCACGAAATGAGCGAGTTGCTCCGCAGCGGGCGATCGGTGCCCGACGCGCTCGAAGTGGTTGCCCGGTCGCGATCCTCGGCGATGCGCGAGACGGCGATCGCGATGAAAGCGTCGACCGGCGATGGCTCGGCGGTCAGTTATTTCGCGGGCACGCCGTCGGTCTTCGGCGCGCTCGATCGCGAGATTGTGGGTGGTGGCGAATCCTCGGGACGCCTCGACGACGCGATGGCCTATCTGCGGGACTACTACGCCGCGCTCGGGCGGGCCCGGAAACGCCTGATCATCGGCGTGCTCTATCCGTTTTTTCTGCTGCATTTCGCCGCGGTCGCCCTGGCGGTGCCGGCCTTCATGTCGGACGGCCCCGAGGCGTTTTTCGGGCAGGCGCTGGGCTTCCTCGCGATCTTTTACGTGCTGTTCGGGCTGGCCGTCGCGCTCGTGCGACTCGCGGTGAAGGCCGGGGCGGCGAATGCCTCCGTCGACCAGTTTCTGCAATCGATCCCGGGCATTGGCGGAACGCGCGTCGCCCTCGTCGGTTCGCGCTTTTGCATGCTGATGGGGATGCTCGTGCGCGCGAGCGGCGGGATTCTCTCGGCCATGCGCCGCTCCGCCGACG includes the following:
- the ribD gene encoding bifunctional diaminohydroxyphosphoribosylaminopyrimidine deaminase/5-amino-6-(5-phosphoribosylamino)uracil reductase RibD, with amino-acid sequence MVAQSTTDERHMQAALDEARKGLGKTSPNPAVGAVIVKGRRILARGHHHAAGRPHAEIEAIRALASPAEARGATIYVTLEPCSTQGRTPACSDALTRHGFARVVYGATDPNPAHAGRADAILQAAGIAVTSGVLADACTKLNAAWNHWIVTGRPWVIAKCGMSLDGRISSHPESRWITSPESRADAMRLRAGVDAILVGGGTVRADNPKLTIRGIPGAKQPWRVIMSRSTTRLPAAAHLFTDRHRDRTLVFSREKLGAVLAALGKMNVTSVLIEGGGRTLGEAFDAGLVNEAVIYMAPQLLGGPVPAVGGLGVGRSEDAPRLADVSYTRIGDDVRIRGRVV
- a CDS encoding type II secretion system F family protein, with the translated sequence MSELLRSGRSVPDALEVVARSRSSAMRETAIAMKASTGDGSAVSYFAGTPSVFGALDREIVGGGESSGRLDDAMAYLRDYYAALGRARKRLIIGVLYPFFLLHFAAVALAVPAFMSDGPEAFFGQALGFLAIFYVLFGLAVALVRLAVKAGAANASVDQFLQSIPGIGGTRVALVGSRFCMLMGMLVRASGGILSAMRRSADASGSALFRHGAEAAVVAVQGGGALGASVAGTRAFPEAIDRAFQIGETSGRLDEEMTRQATRFTEQLDRRLDLIAGALGKGILLLVMLVVAWRIVSYYLGYFQTVNSLLQ
- the trpB gene encoding tryptophan synthase subunit beta; translation: MSSSVYDTMPDAGGHFGPYGGIFVPETLWTALKELEDEYAAARKDPEFRRELADLLANYVGRPTPLYFAERLTEKLGGAKIYLKREDLLHTGAHKINNAVGQILLARRMGKKRIIAETGAGQHGVATATVAARFGCECVIYMGAVDMERQALNVARMRFLGAKVVAVTAGQATLKEAVNEAMRDWVTNIRSTHYILGTAYGAHPYPMMVRDFHRVIGDEARRQILQREERLPDLLVACVGGGSNAIGLFYAFLNDENVRMVGVEAGGHGIRPGEHAARFQGGRLGVLQGAKTWLLANEDGQIEGTHSVSAGLDYAAVGPEHCWLKDIGRAEYDYATDDEALAAFQMLASVEGIIPALESSHAIAHVIKVAPQMGRDKIIIANLSGRGDKDVNQAAKILLGMDAS